Proteins encoded by one window of Sulfurospirillum barnesii SES-3:
- a CDS encoding sensor histidine kinase: MLIFEALDTDLRSSDKIFFIRTMVIFSVVLWCFTLLCIFLWEWVGSSWLVLFWFAVMALCVGYILVSYTLAALFKTNHFLDILLKDTLHELNIPLSVIKANLQMLQADEQESKKLKRLMRIELASQDLYELYKEVDYFIKKEIQTDVREYFFLDELVEKVIEKQKEIANGVEIQSSVLHVKLFADKHGLIKVLSNLLHNALKYNVNKRPISLSLEGSLLCIKDHGIGMSESELFLVFDRYYQADMTKEGHGIGLSLVKAYCDECKIHMRINSQKGVGTEVILDITYLLRKT; this comes from the coding sequence TTGTTAATATTCGAGGCATTGGATACCGATTTGAGAAGTAGTGATAAGATTTTTTTCATTCGAACAATGGTTATTTTTAGTGTTGTATTGTGGTGTTTTACATTGCTATGTATTTTTTTATGGGAATGGGTAGGTAGTTCGTGGTTAGTACTTTTTTGGTTTGCTGTTATGGCATTATGTGTGGGATATATCCTAGTTTCTTATACGCTAGCAGCTCTTTTTAAAACCAATCATTTTTTAGACATTTTATTAAAAGATACACTGCATGAGCTTAATATCCCACTCTCTGTCATTAAAGCCAACCTTCAAATGCTACAAGCCGATGAACAAGAGAGTAAAAAATTAAAACGCCTTATGCGCATTGAACTTGCCAGTCAAGACCTTTATGAACTCTATAAAGAGGTTGATTATTTTATCAAGAAAGAGATACAAACCGATGTGAGGGAATATTTTTTTCTTGATGAACTTGTCGAAAAAGTAATTGAAAAACAAAAAGAGATCGCCAATGGTGTAGAGATTCAAAGTTCTGTTTTACATGTAAAGCTTTTTGCAGATAAACATGGTCTTATTAAAGTTCTCTCAAATCTTCTGCATAACGCACTCAAATACAATGTTAATAAACGACCCATTTCTCTTTCATTAGAGGGGAGTTTACTGTGCATAAAAGATCATGGGATTGGGATGAGCGAGTCAGAGCTTTTTTTGGTGTTTGATCGCTATTATCAAGCGGATATGACCAAAGAAGGACATGGTATAGGTTTGAGTTTGGTCAAGGCATATTGTGATGAATGTAAAATTCATATGCGTATTAATTCTCAAAAAGGAGTAGGTACAGAAGTGATTTTAGATATTACATATCTCCTTCGCAAAACATGA
- a CDS encoding PilZ domain-containing protein: protein METEAIFQQEKEHFLLHSALFLEEFESDFRAYFVLVAKEYDNSIDEEEISAIAKTTYATVFESDEKIKKLKQTLLSVMQKDRLKLTCVLTRSMLYFMEKYRVFCKERQSVAYLDVLCACVYRFHEICEKTTSQAPSFIHFGQSGDVLFSHTNSILETFQTMKEAGEKVVFLNLYKGVPISSEARIVSIDHESVTFTSEGELQAIAIKLDNNAFIVKNAYFTKHIKADVVSYNFKSNTVKLTNFTYLMAMPALQRESIRVHPDILATVYMHHHNAQTSGRLYDISMNGLGIVSNENHGIFIGAKVKIEFELNELSQDRKIEVEGEVINIIEYNTSYRYCMRIFPDSFMRQKISHYITKREEEILEELKKELQEYML from the coding sequence ATGGAAACAGAAGCTATTTTTCAACAAGAAAAAGAGCATTTTTTGCTCCATTCGGCACTCTTTTTAGAAGAGTTTGAGTCTGATTTTAGAGCGTATTTCGTCTTGGTAGCTAAAGAATACGATAATAGTATAGATGAAGAAGAGATAAGTGCCATTGCAAAAACAACTTATGCAACGGTGTTTGAATCTGATGAAAAGATTAAAAAACTTAAACAAACCTTGCTTTCTGTTATGCAAAAAGACCGTTTAAAACTTACATGTGTATTAACTCGCAGTATGCTCTATTTTATGGAAAAGTACAGAGTGTTTTGTAAAGAACGCCAGAGTGTTGCGTATTTGGATGTTTTATGTGCATGCGTGTATCGTTTTCATGAGATATGTGAAAAAACCACGAGCCAAGCTCCCTCTTTTATCCATTTTGGTCAAAGCGGTGATGTTCTTTTCTCGCATACAAATTCTATTCTCGAAACGTTTCAAACCATGAAAGAAGCAGGTGAGAAAGTAGTGTTTTTAAACCTTTACAAAGGGGTGCCTATTAGCTCTGAGGCACGCATTGTAAGCATTGATCATGAAAGTGTGACATTTACCAGTGAAGGTGAGCTTCAAGCAATTGCGATTAAATTAGACAATAATGCTTTTATTGTTAAAAATGCCTATTTTACGAAACATATCAAAGCCGATGTTGTCTCTTATAATTTTAAAAGCAATACGGTTAAACTGACGAACTTTACCTACCTTATGGCGATGCCAGCGCTTCAGCGTGAGTCCATTCGTGTTCATCCTGATATTCTTGCAACGGTGTATATGCATCATCACAATGCCCAAACGAGTGGACGTTTATACGATATATCGATGAATGGCTTAGGCATTGTAAGCAATGAAAATCATGGTATCTTTATTGGCGCTAAGGTTAAAATAGAATTTGAATTGAATGAACTAAGTCAAGATAGAAAAATTGAAGTTGAGGGTGAAGTGATTAATATTATTGAGTACAATACATCGTATCGTTACTGTATGCGTATTTTTCCTGATAGTTTTATGCGCCAAAAAATCTCGCACTATATCACAAAAAGAGAAGAAGAAATTCTTGAAGAACTAAAAAAAGAGCTTCAAGAATATATGCTTTGA
- a CDS encoding amino acid ABC transporter permease: protein MAKEKQHFLHNKTLGHIVAVSFYIILGYMLFMAASKMNYIWKWSGVPKYFVYEKIETLTAPLDGKIRIHGSHVIVEGYDNSKEVEIEKGYTLSVNEGDSVYENDTLAHKTSTQLGPLLEGLIVTLEISGVAAILAFSIGSLLAFMRISSYQFLKDIATIYIAVIRGTPLLVQIFIFYFIIATIFEIERFFAGAISLGLFFGAYIAEVLRGAIQSIDKGQYEAAKSLGMNYPQTMLYIIMPQALKRALPTLVGEMIALVKDSSLVSVISITDLTKVGREIVANTFSPFETWLIIAAVYFGITFLLTVLGHKIENRMKKQGGM, encoded by the coding sequence GTGGCAAAAGAGAAACAACACTTTTTACACAATAAAACACTCGGTCACATTGTGGCCGTTTCGTTTTATATTATTCTAGGCTACATGCTCTTTATGGCAGCTTCTAAGATGAATTACATTTGGAAATGGAGTGGTGTCCCTAAATATTTTGTATATGAAAAAATAGAGACCCTAACAGCACCACTTGATGGGAAAATACGTATTCATGGCTCTCATGTTATTGTTGAGGGGTATGATAACAGTAAAGAGGTTGAAATAGAAAAAGGCTATACCCTCAGTGTAAATGAGGGGGATAGTGTGTATGAAAATGACACCCTAGCACATAAAACTTCTACGCAGTTAGGACCTTTGTTGGAGGGCTTAATTGTGACCCTTGAGATTTCAGGAGTCGCTGCAATTTTAGCATTTTCGATAGGTTCACTTCTTGCGTTTATGCGTATTTCAAGCTACCAATTTTTAAAAGATATTGCAACCATTTACATTGCCGTTATAAGAGGTACTCCTCTTTTAGTACAAATTTTTATTTTTTATTTTATTATTGCTACGATTTTTGAGATTGAACGCTTTTTTGCAGGTGCCATTTCTCTGGGTCTCTTCTTTGGTGCCTATATTGCAGAAGTTTTGCGTGGTGCTATACAATCAATTGATAAAGGTCAATACGAAGCAGCTAAATCATTGGGGATGAACTACCCTCAAACCATGCTTTATATTATTATGCCTCAAGCACTCAAACGTGCTTTACCTACACTTGTGGGGGAGATGATTGCTTTGGTGAAGGATTCGTCACTTGTTTCTGTTATTTCTATTACAGATTTGACAAAAGTCGGTCGTGAAATAGTCGCCAATACCTTTTCACCTTTTGAGACATGGTTGATTATTGCAGCAGTTTATTTTGGAATTACGTTTTTGCTCACCGTCTTAGGACATAAAATTGAAAATAGGATGAAAAAACAAGGAGGCATGTAA
- a CDS encoding transporter substrate-binding domain-containing protein produces the protein MKKLLAAFLVMLGLNAMADDINLWQKSTLNSIVQKGVLTVGLEPGYMPFEMKDKQGNIIGFDVDIANEMAKAMGVKLQLVPTAWDGIIAGLLTGKYDIIISGMTITQERNLKINFANPYITVGQTILANKKHAGKKWSDLDKPEYTIVTKIGVTGEIATRKMFKKAKIRTFETEADAAQEVLNGNADGMVYDKPYNAIFFAEKGADKLAHLSDELTYEPLGFAIRKGDPDFLNWLDNFLNQTKNDGTYKKIYDRWFTETAWQKKVM, from the coding sequence ATGAAAAAACTTTTAGCAGCATTCCTTGTAATGCTTGGTCTTAATGCTATGGCAGATGATATTAATCTCTGGCAAAAATCAACCCTCAACAGTATTGTACAAAAAGGGGTTTTAACTGTTGGCTTAGAGCCTGGCTACATGCCTTTTGAGATGAAAGATAAACAAGGTAACATCATTGGTTTCGATGTAGATATAGCCAATGAAATGGCAAAAGCGATGGGTGTAAAACTTCAACTTGTGCCTACTGCTTGGGATGGTATTATTGCAGGTCTTTTAACAGGAAAATATGACATTATCATTTCTGGTATGACCATCACACAAGAGAGAAACCTCAAAATTAACTTTGCAAACCCTTATATTACCGTGGGACAAACAATTTTGGCAAACAAAAAACATGCAGGAAAAAAATGGAGTGATTTAGACAAACCAGAATACACCATTGTCACTAAAATTGGTGTCACAGGTGAAATTGCAACACGAAAAATGTTTAAAAAAGCAAAAATCAGAACCTTTGAAACCGAAGCAGATGCAGCACAAGAAGTACTTAATGGAAATGCCGATGGAATGGTCTATGATAAACCTTACAATGCTATCTTCTTTGCTGAAAAAGGTGCTGATAAATTAGCACATCTTAGTGATGAATTGACCTATGAGCCTTTAGGTTTTGCTATTCGTAAAGGTGATCCAGATTTTCTTAACTGGCTTGACAACTTCTTGAATCAAACCAAAAATGATGGTACGTATAAAAAAATCTATGACAGATGGTTTACTGAAACCGCTTGGCAAAAAAAGGTAATGTAA
- a CDS encoding amino acid ABC transporter ATP-binding protein: protein MDQAIVSMENVDKYYGDFHVLQNINFSVKEGEIVVICGPSGSGKSTLIRCINKLEEIDSGDIIVDGYDLYDKKTNINSVRAETGMVFQHFNLFPHLTILENITIAQRKVKKISKHDANELSLKLLERVGLVHKAEGYPNELSGGQKQRVAIARTLAMQPKIILFDEPTSALDPEMIGGVLDVMRELAHENYTIICVTHEMGFAKEVSNRIVFMDEGKIIEEGTPEEFFTNPKTQRAQKFLQEILTH, encoded by the coding sequence ATGGATCAAGCAATTGTATCGATGGAGAATGTTGATAAATATTATGGCGATTTTCATGTGCTTCAAAATATCAATTTTTCCGTAAAAGAGGGGGAGATTGTTGTCATCTGTGGCCCTAGTGGAAGTGGAAAATCAACCCTGATTCGCTGTATTAATAAATTAGAAGAAATTGATAGTGGTGACATTATTGTTGATGGGTATGATTTATACGATAAAAAAACAAATATTAATAGTGTTCGAGCAGAAACAGGTATGGTGTTTCAACACTTCAACCTTTTCCCTCACCTTACCATTTTGGAAAATATCACTATTGCTCAACGTAAAGTGAAAAAGATTAGTAAACATGATGCCAATGAGCTCTCTTTAAAGCTTTTGGAACGTGTTGGCTTAGTGCATAAGGCAGAGGGATACCCAAATGAACTGAGTGGTGGTCAAAAACAGCGTGTTGCTATTGCACGAACCCTTGCCATGCAGCCGAAAATTATTTTATTTGATGAACCAACCAGTGCGCTTGATCCTGAGATGATCGGTGGGGTTTTGGATGTTATGAGAGAACTTGCTCATGAAAACTACACTATCATTTGTGTTACACATGAGATGGGCTTTGCAAAAGAGGTGAGTAACCGCATTGTGTTTATGGATGAGGGAAAAATTATTGAAGAGGGAACACCTGAAGAATTTTTCACGAACCCAAAAACACAGCGTGCTCAAAAATTTTTACAAGAGATATTAACACACTAA
- a CDS encoding DMT family transporter, with translation MIHQKFKEFGADFLLLLVAIAWGSTFFIVQAAVNETPVYTFLFWRFLVAAILMGLISFRQLKHLTKDVCVAGGLLGLFMFFGYAFQTFALTYTYSSTVGFITGLNVIVVPFIAYLVFKHKASIFSLLGAMIASVGLYFLTLNSEIGFGLGEGYAFICAIMFAMHIVFTGYYSTKYNVYLLVCIQFVTVAFGSCLGGLFLEGTLMPPRVDSLLVHSIIITVLFATIFAFWVQTAVQRFTTAAKTAIIFTMEPVSAGLFGYWFANEVLSLSQVGGACLILSGMLIAELGVYFRERYRAQNQIP, from the coding sequence GTGATCCATCAAAAATTTAAAGAGTTTGGGGCAGATTTTTTGCTTCTTTTAGTAGCAATTGCATGGGGAAGTACGTTTTTTATTGTACAAGCAGCGGTCAATGAGACACCTGTGTATACTTTTTTATTTTGGCGCTTTTTAGTGGCTGCCATTTTAATGGGGCTTATCTCTTTTAGGCAGCTAAAACACTTAACAAAAGATGTTTGCGTCGCAGGGGGCTTATTAGGGTTGTTTATGTTTTTTGGGTATGCGTTTCAGACATTTGCACTTACCTATACGTACTCTTCAACGGTTGGATTTATTACAGGGCTTAATGTGATAGTGGTTCCTTTTATTGCTTATCTTGTTTTTAAACACAAAGCATCTATTTTTTCTTTATTGGGAGCAATGATTGCATCTGTTGGTCTTTATTTTTTAACACTTAATAGTGAGATTGGTTTTGGATTGGGTGAAGGATATGCCTTTATTTGTGCGATTATGTTTGCCATGCATATTGTTTTTACAGGGTATTATTCGACCAAATACAATGTCTATTTATTGGTGTGTATTCAATTTGTAACCGTAGCTTTTGGTTCATGCTTAGGGGGATTGTTTTTAGAGGGAACACTCATGCCTCCTCGTGTTGATAGCTTGCTAGTGCATTCCATTATTATCACCGTTTTGTTTGCAACTATTTTTGCTTTTTGGGTACAAACAGCTGTTCAACGTTTTACAACAGCGGCTAAAACAGCCATTATTTTTACAATGGAACCTGTTAGTGCGGGCTTATTTGGGTACTGGTTTGCCAACGAAGTTTTAAGTCTTTCCCAAGTGGGTGGGGCATGTTTAATTCTAAGTGGCATGCTTATTGCTGAACTAGGTGTTTATTTTCGTGAGCGTTATCGTGCACAAAATCAAATACCCTAG
- a CDS encoding metal ABC transporter permease, producing the protein MLELFSFDFMQNALFASVLVSVICGVIGTLIVINRMVFIAGGIAHGSYGGIGLALYFGIAPMLGASLFALFLGLIIAYITHQNATRLDSLIGVIWAFGMALGIIMTDLTPGYNVDLMSYLFGAILSVSTQDLYGMSGVLVLVLSFVLLFYKQLLAMSFDAQFAKLRGVNVTALYIALVLMTALGVVIIIRAVGLILVIALLTIPPYIAEKLTNSMGSMMFMSVLLSTFFCITGLIVSSVFNLSAGACIISVGTLSFFLQFLYLKMKTC; encoded by the coding sequence ATGCTAGAACTGTTTTCATTTGATTTTATGCAAAACGCTTTGTTTGCTTCTGTGTTAGTCAGTGTTATTTGTGGTGTTATTGGAACACTCATTGTCATTAATCGTATGGTTTTTATTGCAGGAGGGATCGCCCATGGCTCGTACGGTGGCATCGGGCTTGCTCTTTATTTTGGGATTGCCCCTATGCTTGGTGCTTCCTTATTTGCTCTTTTTCTAGGTTTAATTATCGCTTATATCACCCATCAAAATGCCACACGTCTTGACTCCTTAATAGGAGTAATTTGGGCATTTGGTATGGCATTGGGTATTATTATGACTGACCTTACCCCTGGCTACAATGTGGATTTAATGAGTTATCTTTTTGGGGCTATTTTATCCGTTTCAACACAAGATTTATACGGCATGAGTGGCGTGTTAGTTTTAGTGTTATCCTTTGTTTTGTTATTTTATAAACAGCTTCTTGCAATGAGTTTTGATGCACAATTTGCAAAACTAAGAGGTGTCAATGTAACAGCCCTTTATATTGCATTGGTACTGATGACTGCTTTGGGAGTCGTCATTATTATTCGAGCTGTTGGACTTATCTTAGTAATTGCGCTGCTTACCATTCCCCCTTATATTGCAGAAAAACTAACCAACTCCATGGGAAGTATGATGTTTATGTCTGTACTTTTATCAACATTTTTTTGCATCACAGGGCTGATCGTCTCATCGGTGTTTAACTTAAGTGCTGGCGCCTGTATTATCAGTGTTGGTACCCTAAGCTTTTTTCTTCAGTTTCTCTATTTAAAAATGAAGACATGCTAG
- a CDS encoding metal ABC transporter ATP-binding protein, with product MQNDISINHLFFNYDGATVLEDINLQYNRTEFLAIIGPNGGGKSTLLKLIIGLLEPSLGEILLFGKKPLHVSHEIAYVPQDTIANKDFPIKVLDVVLMGRLSKSKFFAPYSKEDYTIAYEMLEKVGMKGFENQKINTLSGGQRQRVFIARALACDAKIIFLDEPTASIDTAGQMSMFQLLKTLNENVGIVIISHDINVALHYASKVAHVNKILYLHDLCDTQATETLKKTNSHFCPIELIHSRQCHHTHKELLC from the coding sequence ATGCAAAACGACATTTCAATCAATCACCTTTTTTTTAATTACGATGGCGCAACCGTACTGGAGGATATTAACCTCCAGTACAACCGTACCGAATTTTTAGCCATTATTGGTCCTAATGGTGGAGGTAAAAGTACCCTACTCAAACTGATAATAGGGCTCTTAGAACCTAGTCTAGGCGAAATCCTACTCTTTGGGAAAAAGCCTTTACATGTAAGCCATGAAATTGCCTATGTCCCACAAGACACCATTGCCAATAAAGACTTCCCCATTAAAGTGTTAGATGTTGTTTTAATGGGCAGACTCTCAAAATCCAAATTTTTTGCGCCTTACTCCAAAGAAGATTACACTATTGCTTATGAAATGTTAGAAAAAGTAGGAATGAAAGGGTTTGAAAACCAAAAGATTAATACCCTCTCAGGGGGACAGCGTCAACGTGTTTTTATTGCACGCGCTTTAGCCTGTGATGCCAAAATCATCTTTCTGGATGAGCCTACCGCTAGTATTGATACAGCAGGACAAATGAGTATGTTCCAACTGCTTAAAACACTCAATGAAAATGTGGGTATCGTTATTATTAGCCATGACATCAATGTCGCACTTCATTATGCAAGCAAAGTAGCGCATGTGAACAAAATACTCTATCTTCATGATCTATGCGATACGCAGGCCACAGAAACATTAAAAAAGACAAACTCTCATTTTTGTCCCATTGAACTGATTCATTCAAGACAATGCCATCATACGCACAAAGAGCTCTTATGCTAG
- a CDS encoding metal ABC transporter solute-binding protein, Zn/Mn family produces the protein MKRLLLLLTLLLSTLVYAKPTVTVSILPQKYFVDQIAKDLLHVNVMVSPGASPHTYEPKPSQMKELANSDAYFSIGDGFEKVWLPKFKSTHPKLVMVDTIKGIEKIAMAEHHHEEEKGHKGEKHSHAHEHGTLDPHVWLDPILVKMQANTIYEALLQLYPEHKSAFTHNYDAFVASLDTLDATIQSKLSNVSNRKFIIFHPSFGYFAKRYNLEQIAIEVSGKEPKPKELAAIIEEAKEEDAKVVFVSPQFSQKSAQTIATQINGKILTINPLAYEWADNMLNVATIFQSELK, from the coding sequence ATGAAACGATTGTTGTTACTCTTAACCCTGCTTTTAAGCACCCTTGTTTATGCTAAACCTACGGTGACCGTAAGCATTTTACCCCAGAAATATTTTGTGGATCAAATTGCCAAAGATCTTTTACATGTAAACGTTATGGTAAGCCCAGGGGCTAGCCCACACACGTATGAGCCTAAACCTTCTCAAATGAAAGAGTTAGCCAACTCCGATGCGTATTTTAGCATTGGTGATGGTTTTGAAAAAGTATGGCTTCCGAAATTTAAAAGTACGCACCCAAAATTAGTCATGGTTGATACGATTAAAGGCATTGAAAAAATTGCGATGGCTGAACATCATCATGAAGAAGAAAAAGGGCATAAAGGCGAGAAACACAGTCATGCCCATGAACATGGTACGCTGGATCCGCACGTTTGGCTCGATCCTATTCTTGTTAAAATGCAAGCCAACACTATTTATGAGGCCTTGCTTCAACTTTACCCTGAACATAAAAGTGCCTTTACGCACAATTATGATGCATTTGTTGCATCACTCGATACACTCGATGCCACTATTCAAAGCAAACTCTCAAACGTGAGTAATCGAAAATTTATTATTTTTCATCCTTCATTTGGTTACTTTGCAAAACGCTATAATTTAGAGCAAATTGCCATTGAAGTCAGTGGAAAAGAGCCAAAGCCTAAAGAGTTAGCAGCGATTATTGAAGAAGCAAAAGAAGAGGATGCTAAAGTGGTTTTTGTTTCTCCTCAGTTTTCACAAAAAAGTGCACAAACCATTGCAACACAAATTAATGGCAAAATTTTAACCATTAACCCACTCGCATACGAATGGGCAGACAATATGCTCAATGTTGCTACTATTTTTCAATCAGAACTAAAATGA
- a CDS encoding Fur family transcriptional regulator, translated as MMEEIKTLFEKHGIKFTTARASIFEVLTAAHHPMSYEQIKEKMDVCMDKATFYRNIAMFEEAGMVHKFESDDRKWYFELSRNTHAHFICEHCHKIQCMEVDLGKVEGEVKSIVLKGICKGCQS; from the coding sequence ATGATGGAAGAAATAAAAACCCTTTTTGAAAAACATGGTATTAAGTTTACCACAGCACGTGCTTCAATTTTTGAGGTACTTACAGCGGCACATCATCCAATGAGTTATGAGCAAATAAAAGAAAAAATGGATGTATGTATGGATAAAGCCACGTTTTACCGCAATATTGCCATGTTTGAGGAAGCAGGGATGGTGCATAAGTTTGAAAGCGATGATAGAAAATGGTATTTTGAACTCTCCAGAAACACACACGCACATTTTATTTGTGAACATTGCCATAAGATTCAGTGTATGGAGGTGGATTTAGGTAAGGTTGAGGGTGAGGTAAAAAGTATTGTTTTAAAAGGCATATGCAAAGGGTGTCAATCATGA
- the nfo gene encoding deoxyribonuclease IV yields MKYVGAHVSASGGVFNAPMNAAKIGAKAFALFTKNQRQWEGKSLSKEDIDRFKAELEKAEILPKHVLPHDSYLINLGHPEVEAREKSLNAFLDEVKRCEALGLDKLNFHPGSHLKHISEEACLELISASMNEVLRKSEGVCLVVENTAGQGSNLGYKMEHLAYLMENAIDKERVGVCIDTCHLFTSGYDIRTPETYEQTMNKFGTIVGFKYLKGMHLNDSKPDLASRVDRHDSLGKGKLGLEPFSFIMNDTRMDDIPLILETIDESLWAEEIKLLYSLIH; encoded by the coding sequence ATGAAATATGTTGGCGCACATGTAAGTGCCAGTGGAGGGGTTTTTAATGCCCCCATGAATGCAGCAAAAATTGGAGCAAAAGCCTTTGCTCTTTTTACGAAAAATCAGCGTCAGTGGGAGGGAAAATCTCTCTCAAAAGAAGATATTGACCGCTTTAAGGCGGAATTAGAGAAAGCAGAGATTTTACCCAAACATGTTTTGCCTCACGATAGTTATCTCATTAATTTAGGGCATCCTGAAGTAGAAGCACGTGAAAAATCTTTGAATGCTTTTTTAGATGAGGTGAAACGCTGTGAGGCGTTAGGGCTTGATAAGCTCAATTTTCATCCAGGAAGTCACCTAAAGCACATCAGCGAAGAAGCCTGTTTGGAACTGATTAGCGCTTCGATGAATGAGGTGTTACGAAAAAGTGAAGGTGTGTGTTTGGTGGTTGAGAATACTGCAGGACAAGGAAGCAATTTAGGTTACAAAATGGAACACCTTGCCTATTTGATGGAAAATGCTATTGATAAGGAACGTGTGGGGGTTTGCATTGACACGTGCCACCTTTTTACCTCAGGATATGACATTCGAACCCCAGAAACCTATGAGCAAACGATGAACAAATTTGGTACAATCGTGGGCTTTAAATATCTTAAAGGAATGCACCTAAACGATTCAAAGCCAGATTTGGCTTCCCGTGTGGACAGACACGACTCTTTAGGGAAGGGCAAGTTAGGTCTTGAGCCATTTTCGTTTATTATGAACGATACACGTATGGATGATATTCCCTTGATACTTGAAACAATAGATGAGTCTTTATGGGCTGAAGAGATTAAACTTCTTTATAGCCTCATTCACTAA
- a CDS encoding OmpP1/FadL family transporter — protein sequence MKQTVKVATLLSLSAATLLASGYRIPEQSLNSVALSAAYVASANGADASYYNPANMAFMAEGGYIETSLTYINLPKVDYTDSGNSAQNGDSKEENFLLPNLHYVSPMVGNWRYGLSIVAPAGLSKRWDESYQMRSSEEFTLKVIEINPTASYKVNDQLALGFGLRGVYTTGVIKYQRAGVYTNDMEADSIDFGYNLALSYKPIEDLTLSATYRSKVNLTVDGDATTTWLGAPSSGDVKTKIPLPASLALAAAYTMDKTTLEFVFERTYWSSYKELDFDFENPTAEQNLGGSRAKNWKDVNAYRIGLSHQYSDALKLMAGFAIDKTPVPTSTLGFELPDSDAKLYSVGFEYKVSQSLKVGLAYLYDEKEKRSTTTNLAGVNGKFTDSAAHLVTASLKYKF from the coding sequence ATGAAACAAACCGTAAAGGTCGCTACGTTACTAAGTCTGAGCGCAGCCACACTTTTAGCTTCAGGGTATAGAATTCCTGAGCAATCTTTAAATTCTGTCGCCCTTAGTGCGGCATACGTCGCCAGTGCCAATGGTGCGGATGCGAGTTATTACAACCCTGCCAATATGGCATTTATGGCTGAGGGTGGGTATATTGAAACCTCTTTAACCTATATTAATCTACCCAAAGTAGATTACACCGATAGCGGGAATAGTGCACAAAATGGTGATTCCAAAGAGGAAAACTTTTTACTTCCTAATTTACACTATGTCTCACCCATGGTGGGCAATTGGCGTTATGGACTTTCCATTGTAGCACCCGCTGGGCTTTCAAAGCGTTGGGATGAGAGCTATCAGATGCGAAGTTCTGAGGAGTTTACCCTAAAAGTCATTGAGATTAATCCAACAGCAAGTTACAAAGTCAATGACCAGTTAGCCTTAGGTTTTGGTTTACGAGGAGTGTATACAACGGGTGTGATTAAGTACCAACGTGCTGGAGTTTATACAAATGATATGGAAGCAGATTCCATTGATTTTGGTTATAACCTAGCCCTTAGTTACAAACCTATTGAAGATTTAACCTTGTCTGCGACGTATCGCTCGAAAGTTAATCTGACCGTGGATGGCGATGCAACAACAACATGGCTTGGTGCTCCTTCTAGTGGGGATGTTAAAACAAAGATTCCTTTGCCTGCCTCTTTAGCCTTAGCAGCAGCATATACAATGGATAAAACAACCCTTGAATTTGTGTTTGAGCGTACCTATTGGTCAAGCTATAAAGAGTTAGATTTTGACTTTGAAAATCCAACAGCAGAACAAAATTTAGGGGGCTCAAGGGCTAAAAACTGGAAAGATGTCAATGCCTATCGCATCGGCTTAAGTCACCAATACAGCGATGCACTCAAACTCATGGCAGGTTTTGCAATTGATAAAACGCCTGTTCCAACCAGTACGCTAGGGTTTGAACTTCCAGATTCAGATGCAAAACTCTACTCAGTAGGATTTGAGTATAAAGTTTCTCAAAGTTTAAAAGTGGGCTTAGCGTATTTGTATGATGAAAAAGAGAAGAGAAGTACAACTACCAATTTAGCAGGAGTGAATGGCAAATTTACGGACTCTGCTGCGCATCTGGTTACAGCATCCCTCAAGTATAAGTTTTAA